One genomic region from Campylobacter sp. RM5004 encodes:
- the plsX gene encoding phosphate acyltransferase PlsX, whose amino-acid sequence MIKVAVDAMGGDFSFTPIVSGVVKALKEKDNFSVILVGDEEKIRNQIPQELSNRVEYLHTTDVFDMDENSTDVLKRKDSSIYKAVELVRNHEANAVVSAGHSGATMSLATLRIGRVKGVLRPAIATLMPTFNGRVLVLDVGANVDCEEENLLQFAIMGEAYAKEVMNIKNPKIALLSNGEEDCKGNKLTKDTHKLLREHLSNFIGNVEGGQIFAGECDVVVCDGFTGNILLKTAEGAVGIFAKLLKSEIKKSSLAKVGYMLSKGAFDALKQHLDYDQYGGAPLLGVDGCTIISHGKSNEEAIKNAIFQALKFANSNVNKVIEDEIKSLH is encoded by the coding sequence ATGATAAAAGTTGCTGTTGATGCTATGGGTGGAGATTTTTCTTTCACCCCAATTGTTAGTGGAGTAGTTAAAGCGTTAAAAGAAAAAGATAATTTTAGCGTTATTTTAGTTGGAGATGAAGAGAAAATCCGAAATCAAATTCCACAAGAATTATCAAATAGAGTAGAGTATTTACATACTACTGATGTATTTGATATGGATGAGAACTCTACTGATGTTTTAAAACGCAAAGACAGCAGTATTTATAAAGCTGTAGAATTAGTAAGAAATCATGAAGCAAACGCTGTAGTTTCTGCAGGACATAGTGGAGCTACAATGAGCCTTGCTACTCTTAGAATAGGAAGAGTAAAAGGTGTGTTAAGACCTGCGATCGCTACTTTAATGCCTACATTTAATGGTAGGGTTTTAGTATTAGACGTTGGTGCTAATGTTGATTGCGAAGAAGAAAATTTATTACAATTTGCAATTATGGGCGAAGCTTATGCAAAAGAAGTAATGAATATCAAAAATCCTAAAATAGCACTATTATCAAATGGTGAAGAAGACTGCAAAGGTAATAAACTTACAAAAGATACTCATAAATTATTAAGAGAACATCTAAGTAATTTTATAGGCAATGTAGAAGGTGGTCAGATTTTTGCAGGTGAGTGTGATGTTGTTGTTTGTGATGGTTTTACTGGAAATATTTTATTAAAAACAGCAGAAGGTGCTGTGGGCATTTTTGCTAAGCTATTAAAAAGTGAAATTAAAAAATCATCATTAGCTAAAGTAGGTTATATGCTTAGCAAAGGTGCATTTGATGCACTAAAACAGCATTTAGATTATGACCAATATGGAGGTGCTCCTTTATTAGGAGTTGATGGTTGTACTATTATAAGCCACGGAAAGAGCAATGAAGAAGCTATAAAAAATGCTATTTTTCAAGCTTTAAAATTTGCTAATTCAAATGTAAATAAAGTGATTGAAGATGAAATTAAAAGCTTGCATTAG
- a CDS encoding response regulator transcription factor: MINVMMIEDEVEYAGLITEFLAKFNIKVTNFSTPAEGLAADISQFDCLILDLTLPGMDGLEVCKEIRKKYDIPVIISSARGDTSDKVLGLGLGADDYLPKPYEPTELQARVSSLVRRYKKAILPPEEEVSTLFKVEHEKHEIYYDKKPLSLTPAEYDILSYLVKRHSYSVSREELASSCRSLREKDSKSLDVIIGRLRNKIGDSSKDPKHIFSVRGIGYKLIG, translated from the coding sequence ATGATTAATGTAATGATGATTGAAGACGAAGTAGAATATGCTGGTCTTATTACTGAGTTTTTGGCAAAGTTTAACATTAAAGTGACTAATTTTAGTACTCCTGCAGAAGGTTTAGCAGCAGATATTAGTCAATTTGATTGTTTAATATTAGACTTAACTCTACCAGGAATGGATGGGCTTGAGGTATGTAAAGAAATTCGTAAAAAATATGATATTCCTGTTATTATTTCTAGTGCTAGAGGTGATACAAGTGATAAGGTTTTAGGACTTGGATTAGGAGCTGATGATTATTTACCAAAACCTTATGAGCCTACTGAATTACAAGCTAGAGTTTCATCACTTGTAAGAAGATATAAAAAAGCTATATTACCACCTGAAGAAGAGGTGAGCACTTTATTTAAAGTAGAGCATGAAAAACATGAAATTTATTATGATAAAAAACCACTTAGCTTAACACCTGCTGAATACGATATTTTAAGTTATTTAGTAAAAAGACATAGCTATTCGGTTTCAAGGGAAGAATTAGCTAGTAGCTGTAGATCTTTAAGGGAAAAAGACAGTAAAAGTTTAGATGTAATTATCGGAAGATTAAGAAATAAAATAGGCGATAGTTCAAAAGATCCTAAACATATATTTTCAGTTCGTGGCATAGGCTATAAGCTTATTGGCTAA
- a CDS encoding cache domain-containing protein — MLRVIVFFTLLACFSVIVNSVNVYNMLNNAYELQENKDVKSEVIKQAKTIVDEIEKYSNTLLPSVNHNEKLELIKKEINKINFNKYQEKAYAFDSLGFYVAHYSKDYENQNILQETDINNKLYVKDLVDKINNEGFTEASIFWTNHSIRHIITYIKKDENLNIYYGCTMDLDIFKINKENKKITRNENNLILISSFIVIIMILFFSFYQYKKRRKV; from the coding sequence ATGCTTAGGGTTATTGTATTTTTTACTTTACTTGCGTGCTTTAGCGTTATTGTTAATAGCGTTAATGTTTATAATATGCTCAATAATGCTTATGAATTACAAGAAAATAAAGATGTAAAAAGCGAAGTTATAAAACAAGCAAAAACAATAGTAGATGAGATAGAAAAATATTCAAATACTTTATTACCTTCTGTAAATCATAATGAAAAATTAGAATTAATTAAAAAAGAAATTAATAAAATCAATTTTAATAAATATCAAGAAAAGGCTTATGCTTTTGATAGTTTAGGCTTTTATGTAGCACATTATTCAAAAGATTATGAAAACCAAAATATATTACAAGAAACAGATATTAATAATAAATTGTATGTAAAAGACTTAGTTGATAAAATTAATAATGAAGGTTTTACAGAAGCTAGTATTTTTTGGACTAATCATTCAATAAGACACATAATTACTTATATTAAAAAAGATGAAAACCTAAATATTTATTATGGTTGCACAATGGATTTAGATATTTTTAAAATAAATAAAGAAAATAAAAAAATCACTAGAAATGAAAATAATTTAATATTAATCAGTAGTTTTATAGTAATTATTATGATTTTATTTTTTAGCTTTTATCAATATAAAAAACGGAGAAAAGTATGA
- a CDS encoding recombination protein RecR, producing the protein MIHFNNLCKSIGKIQGIGKKTSLKMAYYLCYENKNLLEELVNSLENAKKNIKECSICGCLSENELCDYCVNLELDEIICLVESPKDVFFIDECNVYEGRYFILSKMNEYYLKKLEQMIIKFDIKELLLAYTPSVSTDTLCFYLEDYFKNYNMKISKIAQGVPNGIKIQDIDINSLTSAIVNKVNFDA; encoded by the coding sequence TTGATACATTTTAATAATTTATGCAAAAGCATAGGAAAAATTCAAGGAATAGGCAAAAAAACTTCTTTAAAAATGGCTTATTATTTGTGTTATGAAAATAAAAATCTTTTAGAAGAATTAGTAAATTCTTTAGAAAACGCTAAAAAAAATATAAAAGAGTGCTCAATTTGTGGATGTTTAAGTGAAAATGAATTATGTGATTATTGTGTTAATTTAGAGCTTGATGAGATTATTTGTCTAGTAGAAAGCCCTAAAGATGTGTTTTTTATTGATGAATGTAATGTATATGAAGGAAGATATTTCATACTTTCAAAAATGAATGAATATTATTTAAAAAAATTAGAACAAATGATAATTAAGTTTGATATTAAAGAATTATTATTAGCTTATACACCAAGCGTTAGCACGGATACTCTTTGTTTTTATTTAGAAGATTATTTTAAGAATTACAATATGAAAATTAGCAAAATCGCTCAAGGTGTTCCTAATGGAATTAAGATACAAGATATTGATATTAATTCTTTAACCAGTGCTATTGTAAATAAGGTTAATTTTGATGCTTAG
- the rpmF gene encoding 50S ribosomal protein L32, producing MAVPKRRVSKTRAAKRRTHYKIELVRPVKDKDGSWKLPHRINPTTGEY from the coding sequence ATGGCAGTTCCAAAGAGAAGAGTTAGTAAAACAAGAGCAGCGAAAAGACGCACTCATTATAAAATTGAGTTAGTAAGACCAGTAAAAGATAAAGACGGAAGCTGGAAATTACCACACAGAATTAATCCAACAACAGGTGAATATTAA
- the ndk gene encoding nucleoside-diphosphate kinase, with product MQRTLSIIKPDAVKKGVIGQILSRFEANGLRIAAIKKLYLTKEQAGEFYAVHKERPFYKDLVEFMTSGPVVVSVLEGENAVAKNRELMGATNPKEAAKGTIRADFAESIDANAVHGSDSLENAKIEIEFFFNKLEIN from the coding sequence ATGCAAAGAACTTTATCGATCATAAAGCCTGATGCTGTTAAAAAGGGTGTAATAGGTCAAATTTTAAGTCGTTTTGAAGCTAATGGCTTAAGAATTGCAGCTATTAAAAAACTATATTTAACAAAAGAGCAAGCAGGAGAATTTTACGCAGTTCATAAAGAAAGACCATTTTATAAAGATTTAGTTGAGTTTATGACTAGTGGTCCTGTTGTTGTGTCTGTGTTAGAAGGTGAAAATGCAGTTGCTAAAAATCGTGAATTAATGGGAGCAACAAATCCTAAAGAAGCAGCAAAAGGAACAATAAGAGCAGATTTTGCTGAAAGTATTGATGCAAATGCAGTTCATGGTAGTGATAGTTTAGAAAATGCTAAAATTGAAATAGAGTTTTTCTTTAATAAACTTGAAATAAATTAA
- a CDS encoding ArsS family sensor histidine kinase, giving the protein MRFTSIRAKLVTIFIVSVLLTSIISATILKYTQTALRLENESRLYFAILTLDKLYSSGVASQINKYLLDIDFEEINDEDFINEIYTSTDKPIDIKTNFGLVSGIVYDNRYFLKINNIKNNTTRVYENTHDSNITSNNVLVLTFCMVGLFILSLLFCYFLIEPLHHLKNHIINLLNNRPSNFVYEKNNEIGILYKEFNKAIKKNNELTVARRFFLRAIMHELKTPIAKGMFAASMPENEKNKEILLNVFKNMNSLINELKNLEEILSSNHDVVLEEKTYSTLLEESLNALYLDDLSVVDVKMHVNKKILVDSSLLVILIKNLLDNALKYSSERKCIIEFFANEIIVRNKGEEQDFDVNEYFKPFIRGKNTANSFGLGLYLIKYICDTQGYKIEYFYTNEYHNFKVTLDTF; this is encoded by the coding sequence ATGCGATTTACTTCAATTAGAGCAAAGTTAGTAACCATTTTTATAGTTAGTGTGTTGCTAACTTCTATAATTTCAGCAACTATTTTAAAATATACGCAAACAGCATTAAGATTAGAGAATGAAAGTAGGCTTTATTTTGCGATTTTAACGCTTGATAAGCTTTATTCTAGTGGCGTTGCTTCTCAAATAAATAAATACTTATTAGACATTGATTTTGAAGAAATTAATGATGAAGATTTTATTAACGAGATATATACAAGCACGGATAAGCCTATTGATATTAAGACAAATTTTGGTTTAGTAAGTGGTATAGTTTATGATAATAGATATTTTTTAAAGATTAATAATATTAAAAACAATACAACAAGAGTTTATGAAAATACCCACGATAGCAATATAACAAGTAATAATGTTTTGGTTTTAACTTTTTGTATGGTAGGTCTTTTTATATTATCTTTATTGTTTTGTTATTTTTTAATAGAACCGCTGCATCATTTAAAAAATCACATAATTAATTTATTAAACAATAGACCTAGTAATTTTGTATATGAAAAAAACAATGAAATAGGAATTTTATATAAAGAATTTAATAAAGCTATTAAAAAAAATAATGAATTAACAGTAGCTAGAAGATTTTTCTTAAGAGCAATTATGCATGAGCTAAAAACTCCTATTGCTAAGGGAATGTTTGCAGCAAGTATGCCAGAAAATGAAAAAAATAAAGAAATATTGTTAAATGTTTTTAAGAATATGAATAGTTTAATTAATGAACTAAAAAATCTAGAAGAAATCTTATCAAGCAATCATGATGTGGTTTTAGAAGAAAAAACTTATTCAACCTTACTAGAAGAATCTCTTAATGCTTTATATTTAGATGATTTAAGTGTAGTTGATGTAAAAATGCATGTTAATAAAAAGATTTTAGTAGATAGTTCTTTATTAGTTATTTTGATTAAAAATCTATTAGATAATGCTTTAAAGTATTCAAGTGAGCGTAAGTGTATTATAGAATTCTTTGCAAATGAGATAATAGTTAGAAATAAAGGCGAAGAACAAGATTTTGATGTTAATGAATATTTTAAGCCTTTTATAAGAGGTAAAAATACTGCAAATAGTTTTGGTTTAGGTCTTTATTTGATTAAATATATTTGTGATACTCAAGGTTATAAGATAGAGTATTTTTATACTAATGAATATCATAATTTTAAGGTAACGCTTGATACATTTTAA
- a CDS encoding beta-ketoacyl-ACP synthase III has translation MKLKACIRSIASYLPSKTLTNKDFENFLDTSDEWIIKRTGIKQRYIAEDNENTSDLAYKAGLLAIKRAKIDAKDIDLVIVATLSPDYFTMPSTATIVANKLGLKGVSAFDISAACSGFIYMLELARAMIESGAKKNVLIIGAEKISSVLDYTDRTTCVLFGDGAGACVISASNGLGIVDTHTGSDGEFKDLLCTKRSNKTKQAEPLKLEMKGNEVFKVAVKTLADDVAYLLEKNNLKKDEIDLFIPHQANLRIISYVQEKLGLSDEQCVVCVDKFGNTSAASIPIAINEAYEQGRLTNGKLMLLDAFGGGFTWGSALAYFDGINYKDL, from the coding sequence ATGAAATTAAAAGCTTGCATTAGAAGTATTGCTTCTTATCTACCTAGTAAAACATTAACAAATAAAGATTTTGAAAATTTTTTAGACACAAGTGACGAATGGATAATCAAAAGAACAGGTATTAAACAAAGATATATCGCAGAAGATAATGAAAACACAAGTGATTTGGCATATAAAGCAGGGTTATTAGCTATTAAAAGGGCAAAAATTGATGCTAAAGATATAGATTTGGTTATAGTAGCAACTTTAAGCCCTGATTATTTTACAATGCCATCAACTGCTACAATAGTAGCAAATAAGCTTGGTTTAAAGGGTGTTAGTGCTTTTGATATAAGTGCGGCTTGCTCAGGATTTATTTATATGCTTGAGCTTGCTCGTGCTATGATAGAAAGTGGTGCTAAAAAGAATGTTTTAATTATAGGTGCAGAAAAGATTTCTTCAGTGCTTGATTATACGGATAGAACAACTTGTGTTTTATTTGGAGATGGTGCAGGTGCTTGTGTAATAAGCGCTAGCAATGGCTTAGGCATCGTAGATACTCATACAGGAAGTGATGGGGAATTTAAAGATTTATTATGCACAAAACGCTCTAATAAAACAAAGCAAGCAGAACCTTTAAAACTTGAGATGAAAGGCAACGAAGTATTTAAAGTAGCCGTAAAAACATTAGCCGATGATGTTGCTTATTTACTTGAAAAAAATAATCTTAAAAAAGATGAAATTGATTTATTTATACCACATCAAGCTAATTTAAGAATAATAAGCTATGTTCAAGAAAAGCTTGGCTTAAGTGATGAGCAATGCGTTGTATGTGTTGATAAGTTTGGCAATACTTCAGCAGCATCAATTCCGATTGCAATAAATGAAGCTTATGAACAAGGTCGTTTGACTAATGGAAAATTAATGCTTTTAGATGCTTTTGGTGGTGGCTTTACTTGGGGTAGTGCTTTAGCTTATTTTGACGGTATTAATTATAAAGATTTATAA
- a CDS encoding cytochrome C, with protein sequence MKKIFLSCALVASMFAAEQFSGKIINLYTSVDAKKAEGKLLPTNAFEITKDGDMAELTIKGYYNPNSGNILYFNDKNRILVAAFGKNSKVDFKVEKELKNGFSIASIKVYAKKEELVDLESSAKPLLEKGKAMFEENCGICHPLHPVTEFSANQWPATFKAMETRTGIDKEDRQLVVQYLQKHAKDMK encoded by the coding sequence ATGAAAAAGATTTTTCTAAGCTGTGCTTTAGTGGCTTCTATGTTTGCTGCTGAGCAATTTAGCGGTAAGATTATTAATCTTTACACTTCAGTAGATGCTAAAAAAGCTGAAGGAAAGTTACTTCCAACAAATGCTTTTGAAATTACAAAAGATGGCGATATGGCAGAGCTTACAATTAAAGGATATTACAATCCTAATTCAGGAAATATTTTATATTTCAATGACAAAAATAGAATATTAGTTGCTGCATTTGGTAAAAATTCTAAAGTAGATTTTAAGGTTGAAAAAGAATTAAAAAATGGTTTTAGCATAGCTTCAATTAAAGTTTATGCAAAAAAAGAAGAATTAGTTGATTTAGAAAGTTCAGCTAAGCCACTTCTTGAAAAAGGTAAGGCTATGTTTGAAGAAAATTGCGGAATTTGCCATCCACTTCATCCTGTAACTGAGTTTAGTGCAAACCAATGGCCTGCAACATTCAAAGCAATGGAAACAAGAACAGGAATTGATAAAGAAGACAGACAATTAGTAGTGCAATATCTACAAAAACATGCAAAAGATATGAAATAA
- the dsbD gene encoding protein-disulfide reductase DsbD — translation MKIIIKILLLSVILFAEALPPNEVFQFQISNSPAIKTIKLNLDSSVYLYKDELKITHNNNDITKDIDLKKPILKDNVEVFLNQIEFNLPNFILKDNDNVKIFYLGCSTEGLCYQPLVASFNYLNNSFSLEYANKEAIKLKKEEQNAKSEYEIQLLNSSFLINILTFFISGLLLSLTPCTLPMVPIISSILAKSSGKKPVFSSIVYVLGMALSYTIAGVVAALLGSGVQAFFQSPIVIIIFSLIFVFLSLSMFGLYELKMPNFLVNKINQKSTNLSGVIGIFLMGALSALIVGPCVAAPLAGILIYIANSNDVVLGASALFAMSIGMGIPLIAIGFGFRFITGAWMQYVNKFFGFVLLTIAIYFLERLFDETITNILYAILGICFCVFFGLFESSKNKIMLFFKVFLVLILVFSFILLNNVFGNYEKYEIVEEKLEFIQATNKLELSSKNIVYFTASWCENCKVMQKTTFKDKDVINALNHYNLIKIDLSNPNKFEQEMAEKYKIFGPPVLLVLNDKAEVIKRIVGLVDAKTLLKELNF, via the coding sequence ATGAAAATAATTATTAAAATTTTATTATTAAGTGTTATTTTATTTGCAGAAGCTTTACCACCTAATGAAGTTTTTCAATTTCAGATTTCAAATTCTCCTGCCATAAAAACAATTAAATTAAACCTAGATTCTAGTGTATATTTATATAAAGACGAATTAAAAATTACTCATAATAACAATGATATTACAAAAGATATTGATTTAAAAAAGCCTATCTTAAAAGATAATGTTGAAGTATTTTTAAATCAAATTGAGTTTAATTTGCCTAATTTTATTTTAAAAGATAATGATAATGTAAAAATATTTTATTTAGGATGTTCAACTGAAGGTTTATGTTATCAGCCATTAGTTGCTTCTTTTAATTATCTTAACAATTCTTTTAGTTTAGAATATGCAAACAAAGAAGCAATTAAACTAAAAAAAGAAGAACAAAATGCTAAAAGTGAATATGAAATTCAGCTTTTAAATTCTTCATTTTTGATTAATATTTTAACATTTTTTATATCAGGTTTATTGCTATCTCTTACGCCTTGCACATTGCCTATGGTTCCTATAATTTCTAGTATTTTAGCTAAAAGCAGTGGTAAAAAACCTGTATTTTCAAGCATAGTTTATGTATTAGGAATGGCTCTTAGCTATACTATCGCAGGAGTTGTTGCGGCACTTTTAGGAAGTGGAGTTCAGGCGTTTTTTCAAAGTCCTATTGTAATTATTATTTTTTCTTTGATTTTTGTTTTTTTATCTTTATCAATGTTTGGGCTATATGAATTAAAAATGCCTAATTTTTTAGTAAATAAAATTAATCAAAAAAGCACAAATTTAAGTGGTGTTATAGGGATATTTTTAATGGGTGCTTTAAGCGCTTTAATTGTAGGTCCTTGTGTTGCAGCACCGCTTGCTGGAATTTTAATTTATATTGCAAATAGTAATGATGTTGTTTTAGGTGCTAGTGCTTTATTTGCTATGAGTATAGGAATGGGAATTCCACTTATTGCAATAGGTTTTGGTTTTAGATTTATAACTGGTGCTTGGATGCAATATGTTAATAAATTTTTTGGTTTTGTCTTGTTAACAATTGCTATATATTTCTTAGAAAGATTGTTTGATGAAACGATAACTAATATCCTATATGCAATTTTAGGAATTTGTTTTTGTGTATTTTTTGGTTTATTTGAGAGCTCAAAAAATAAAATTATGTTATTTTTTAAAGTTTTTTTAGTATTAATTTTAGTGTTTTCATTTATTTTATTAAATAATGTTTTTGGAAATTATGAAAAATATGAAATTGTAGAAGAAAAATTAGAATTTATTCAAGCTACAAATAAATTAGAGTTATCATCAAAAAATATAGTATATTTTACTGCTAGTTGGTGTGAAAATTGCAAGGTTATGCAAAAAACAACTTTTAAAGATAAAGATGTAATAAACGCCTTAAATCACTATAATTTAATTAAAATTGACCTTAGTAATCCAAATAAATTTGAGCAAGAAATGGCTGAAAAATACAAGATATTCGGACCACCTGTTTTACTAGTTTTAAACGATAAAGCAGAAGTGATAAAAAGAATAGTTGGTTTAGTTGATGCAAAAACTTTATTAAAAGAACTTAATTTTTAA
- the dnaJ gene encoding molecular chaperone DnaJ, with protein sequence MRDFYEILGVSKNASPDEIKKAYRKLALKYHPDRNQGDKDAEEKFKEINVAYETLSDDAKRARYDRYGEAGINGGGAGGFDFGGFSNFSDIFGDIFGGFGDSDDEIDEDLFITLELSFKEAIFGCKKKINYSYKTSCVKCDGTGSASKTTHTCSRCNGKGKVAIRQGFFQMVSTCDACGGKGKVIKDKCSSCQGSGQESKKEELEVTIPEGVDNGVTLKCANKGNEIGKNERSDLYIKLRVARDDRFIRKGDDIYIDVPILFTQAALGSSIIVPTIRGEATIQIPFGLSDKQLVKISGEGVKNHHTRRTGDQFVQLSIMYPKHINAEQKELLEKLNESFGIKNDAKEQQHGIFDTIKSWFK encoded by the coding sequence ATGCGTGATTTTTATGAAATTCTAGGAGTTAGCAAAAACGCTAGTCCTGATGAAATCAAAAAAGCTTATAGAAAACTAGCCTTAAAATATCATCCTGATAGAAATCAAGGCGATAAAGATGCAGAAGAAAAATTCAAAGAAATAAATGTAGCTTACGAAACACTAAGCGATGATGCTAAGCGTGCTAGATATGATAGATACGGAGAAGCTGGGATTAACGGCGGTGGTGCTGGTGGATTTGATTTCGGTGGATTTTCAAATTTTAGTGATATTTTTGGCGATATTTTTGGTGGTTTTGGTGATAGTGATGATGAAATTGATGAAGATTTATTTATAACTCTTGAATTAAGCTTTAAAGAAGCAATATTTGGCTGCAAAAAGAAAATCAATTATTCATACAAAACAAGTTGCGTAAAATGCGATGGCACAGGTTCTGCAAGTAAAACAACTCATACTTGCTCAAGATGTAATGGTAAAGGCAAAGTAGCTATTAGACAAGGATTTTTCCAAATGGTTAGCACTTGCGATGCTTGTGGGGGCAAAGGTAAGGTTATAAAAGATAAATGCTCAAGCTGTCAAGGAAGCGGACAAGAAAGCAAAAAAGAAGAGCTAGAAGTAACAATTCCTGAAGGAGTAGATAACGGAGTTACTCTAAAGTGTGCTAATAAAGGCAATGAAATTGGCAAAAACGAACGCTCTGATTTATATATAAAATTAAGAGTTGCGAGAGATGATAGATTTATTAGAAAAGGCGATGATATTTATATTGATGTGCCAATATTATTTACTCAAGCAGCGCTAGGCTCTAGCATAATTGTGCCTACAATTAGAGGCGAAGCAACCATTCAAATACCATTTGGCTTAAGCGATAAACAACTTGTAAAAATTAGTGGCGAAGGTGTAAAAAATCATCACACAAGAAGAACAGGCGATCAATTCGTTCAACTTAGCATTATGTATCCAAAACATATAAACGCAGAACAAAAAGAATTATTAGAAAAACTAAACGAGAGTTTTGGTATCAAAAACGATGCGAAAGAACAACAACACGGCATATTTGATACTATAAAATCATGGTTTAAATAA
- the dcd gene encoding dCTP deaminase, protein MGLKSDVWIKEMALKHEMITPFCEENVGKNVVSYGLSSYGYDIRVGREFKIFTNVNSTMIDPKDFNDKNVVDFVGDECIVPANSFALARTVEYFKMPRDVLAICLGKSTYARCGIIVNVTPFEPGFCGHITIEISNTTPLPAKIYANEGIAQVLFLQGDEPCITSYADKKGKYQNQTGITLPKVLK, encoded by the coding sequence ATGGGACTTAAAAGCGATGTTTGGATAAAAGAAATGGCATTAAAACACGAAATGATAACTCCGTTTTGCGAAGAAAATGTAGGAAAAAATGTAGTTAGTTATGGGCTTTCAAGTTATGGATATGATATTCGTGTAGGTCGTGAGTTTAAAATTTTTACAAATGTAAATAGCACAATGATTGACCCTAAAGATTTTAACGATAAAAATGTGGTTGATTTTGTAGGCGATGAATGTATAGTTCCTGCAAACTCATTTGCACTTGCTAGAACGGTTGAGTATTTTAAAATGCCTAGAGATGTTTTAGCAATTTGTCTTGGTAAAAGCACATATGCAAGATGTGGGATCATTGTAAATGTAACACCGTTTGAGCCAGGTTTTTGTGGTCATATTACTATTGAGATTAGCAACACAACTCCACTACCAGCTAAAATTTATGCAAATGAAGGAATAGCACAGGTTTTATTTTTACAAGGTGATGAGCCTTGCATTACATCTTATGCTGACAAAAAAGGTAAGTATCAAAACCAAACAGGAATAACACTTCCTAAAGTATTAAAATAA